CGTAAAAGTTGTTTAAATCGTATAAACTATTTggtcaaattataaattatttcataacAAATCAATTTGAGGATTTTTCTGGTTACAtggatcatcatcattatcattaTGCAAATCAATTTGAGGTTTTTTTGGATACCTGCTCATTGGTTTTCTGAAATGGAACGTTTTGTAGGAGAAGTTGAAGAACAAGCCTTGGATCCTGGAAGATGAAACGGGGCAGTTTCAGTACCAGGGACAACTTGAAGGATCCCAGTCTGCAACTTACTATCTCTTAGTGATGCAGAACAAGGAGTTCGTCGCCATTCCTGCCGGTTCTTGGTATTGAACTTCCCAAGCTTCTTCTGTTTATATGTTTCTTGGAGTGTAGATTCTGCGTGACAGTTTTGATGGGTCAGTTTGTAAACTCTTTTAAAACGTTGTTATACTTAaacatctgttttttttttgttgggttAGGTATAACTTCAACAAGGTTGCACAGTACAAGCAACTTACACTGGAAGAAGCggaagagaagatgaagaatcgTAGGAAAACTGCAGATGGGTATAATAGGTGGATGATGAAAGGCGGAAATAATGATGACAAAGAGGCGGGTGGAAGcagtggaggtggtggtggcggcAGGGGTCGCAAGAAGTCTTCAGGCggcgaggaagaagagggtaaTGTCTCTGACAgaggagaggaagatgaagaggaagaggctgCACGCAAGAGTAGACTCGGGCTTAATAAAAAGGGCAATGACGACGATGATGAAGAAGGTCCAAGGGGTGGTGATCTTGACATGGATGATGATGACATTGAGAAGGGTGAGTTGTAAAATCCTTTTGGTCTTATCCTATTTATCAAACTGGAGAATCTGGCTGTAAAGTTTGATAACGGTGTTGGTATCTCAGGGGATGACTGGGAGCATGAAGAGATTTTCACTGATGATGATGAGGCAGTGGGTAATGATCCTGACGAACGTGAAGATCTTCTGGCGCCTGAAATTCCTGCTCCTCCAGAAATAAAGCAGGTCTGTCTTTTATGATACTTCACTTGCAAGAGAATGTACTCTTCTATGAGGTCCCAAGTTTCTGTTTATTTCTTTTGCAGgatgatgaggatgaagaaAATGGAGAAGAGGAAGGAGGATTGAGCAATTCTGGTAAAGAGTTGAAGAAATTGCTCGGCAAGGCTAATGGTTTGAACGAGTCTGAGGAAGAAGAGGACGATGATGATTCAGATGATGTAAGCCCTGTTCAATTTCAGACAAATTGTTTGGTTTTGATACAAGAATATCATTATGAATGTCTCGTTTCATAGGAGGAGGAGACAAACTTCAATCCAGTTACGAATTCTAAACAGAAGGAAGCCACCAAAGAAGAACCTGTTGAGAGCACTCCTCCAAAGCCTGCGCCACCTTCATCTTCTCGTGGAACGCCTTCTGCTAAACCATCAAAGGGAAAGAGAAAACTTAATGATGGCGACTCTAAAAAACCTAGCGGCAGTTCTGTTCAAAAGAAAGTGAAGACTGAAAATGTAAGACACTAAACATACTCAATCCTTTAAAGGGAAGCATATGAGGTGAAGAGGATTGTCCATTTGAACTTATTTTAATCTTTATAAGCAGGAGACGAAACCTTCAGTGAAGGAAGAGAAAAATAACTCTGTTTCCAAATCCAAGGCACCAACAAAGGCTGTGAAACCTGAACCAACTCCAGCTACTGcctcagcttcagcttcagctGCTACAGGGCCTGTGACCGAAGATGAAATCCGAGCTGTCCTCATGGAGAAGAAGCAAGTCACTACGCAGGACCTTGTCTCTAGGTTCAAGGCAAGACTTAAGACCAAAGAGGTAATATTAGCTATAGTACTCTAAttctatttcatttttaaagacACTTTATGGCTATGATATCTGAGCTTTAACTCTGGATAATCAATCATTTTGTGGATCTTTGCAGGACAAGAACGCTTTTGCCGATATTCTGAGGAAGATCTCAAAGATACAGAAGAATGCCGGTTCTCAGAACTTCGTCGTTTTGAGGGGGAAATGAGGCTGCACCTCTCTTATCTTTTGAACTAACTCTTTTGAGGAAAAAGAATGAGTTTACTATCTTCAAAAATGTTAAGCAGCAAACATAAGAATCTTTTCTCATTTCTTGATTTCTAAACATAAGAATCAAGTTAAAGACCTATTTTACCACTGGGTTCTAATATCTTTGCTTAGCATCAAGTAAGTGATTTGTGAAATACGATTTATAACCCATGACCTTTGCGGGTTACAATCTATTACAACATGGACCCAGAACTAACACATGCGTCCAACAAGAAGGGTAACAGCATAAACCATTGCACAATGCTTTTGGATGAATTGTCGTGTGTGTGAGTTTTAGAACTCGTACATCCGGGGGAATGCAGATTAGGCAAACGATAACATGGTGGACCTTGAAACTGATGCCAAACCCTAAGGATGCATAGAGACTCTGGCGAATATAGCATCATAGAGGGAGTGAAAAGTGAGCATAGTAGTTTGGTAATGCCAATATGGTGAGTAAAGAATGTATATTTAGAGAGGTATTTGAGTTTCCCACACCACAGGATTGTCATCACTGTTGTTGCCAGATTGAAATACAAAAGGCAAGGAtcattaaaaaggaaacaacttAGTTTTGCTTCTATATAACTCCGTACTTACAATCTTTGAGGTTTCATGCATCAACGTAACACCCACCATGACATGAAAGAAACCTTCACACTAGATATTGCTCAAATGTTTTCACAAGGACAATACTTTCACGTCTTGTATGTGGCATCGCATGGTACATCATGCTGCAGATAAGCATTCGAAGATGTATCGTCGATGACTAGTTTGAGAAGATGTACAATAATAAACTAAAGAACACATAGCTTTTTATCGAGGTTTGGTTTCACTATATCCCCGAGACATAGTCCTGAAGCAAATCCACGAGATTACAATTGCTATGATATTCAAAACTTCGATGCCTACCATTTTTCTTTAGATGGATAGATTATGAGATAGGTATCAAGCCCACATGCATTAACTACAAACAGTTGTAATATTCATAGAACATTGTCACCACAAATCTGCAAATCTTCATGGTGGGACGACACCACACACTTAATGTGCCTCTCTAAAATACACCCTAGACgtcttttcttttgatttcttttgGTATTTTTCCTGATTgctaaaccctaattctagaaTCTCCAAacaatctctctttttttttttctttctaagaaTAAAGAAGTTTTTCCTCAtcctaaataaaatattgaagatGATTATTCAGCTCAGGGGCCACGTGTTGGCTTGTCCATATATGGTGACCCTAAATCATTGTTCTCGTCTGTACTACAATATGAGTATTACATGTATTAAGCTCACATGCAGTGCCTATCATCCGACAGCAACATAACATTGCTGTCTACAAACAGCTGCAATATTCATAGAATATTATCACCacaaatctataaatttttatgGTGGGACGACTATCACACACCTTGTGTGCCTCTCTGAAATATACCCTGGTGTGtgcttttttctttctgttgGTATTTTCGCTGATTgctaaaccctaattctaagATTTCCaaaaagtttcttttttcttctaaaaattaaaaaagtttttccacatcttaaataaaatattcaaaatgatTATTCAGCTCAGGAGTCACGTCTTAGCTTGTCCAAGCTGACCCTAAGTCTTTTCCTCGTCTGTACTACAGCTTGGCTTGTTGTATAACTTCTTGTACAACTTCTTATACTTCTTCGGAATTAGTACATGAAACAGTACATGCGTTTGATACATCTCTGACATGTATTATGACCTCTTCCAATAACTTCGAAAACCAGTTAGCAATACATCGACTCAGTTTTAGAATCCAAGCACAATATCTCATCAGTCAATCACAATAACattgattatattttaattttaacatatataagtcaatatatttataaagagAACTAATGCATGTTGAATTTTCGTAAATTTGTCGCATGATATATGTAGAAAGATGGAAGAAATTAAATCGcttaaatgaaatatatataacgACTATGAAACATTACATTAGGTTATGAAGACTGTGATCTCTTCTACATTTTCTCTATGAATTCTACTTAAATGTAtgttgtttttaactttttaaaacaaCTCTTCTAAAGtgtgatccaaaaaaaaaaaaactatatgatcCAAATGTCATGTCCTTGTATTACTTACCACGAttttaatagcaaaaaaaaaaaaaaaaaaaaaagaaacaatccAGTTTTAAAATCGTGTGCAAAACCTGCTCTTTACGTTTTAAGTAGACATTGGTGTAACCTAGTCCATATAGACTGTGAATCATATCACAATTTTAAATAGCGTGTTTGAAGGCTGTAAGTCTAATTTCTCATTTATATCTACATCCATgctagtttatatatatttaacaaactGAATACACTTGTTTAAAACTTTGCAGTAAACTTTCTTCAGTATTACAAATATATACAACCaagagttctttttttttatcgacACAACCAAGAGTCTATGCAGCAGTGAATGGATTTACGATGCCGCTGGTCCCAAAATTTAGGTAATTTCGAACTAATTTTGCTTGGCTGATGGAAGGATCTTAGCAACCTCATTTCTCGAACAtgtataaactatatattaactATACTAAGTAGATTAAAaaagtcaaacctaaaacccatatataactaaaaacaacaAACCTCGAACCAATTGGTGATGAGTTGATTAACAAATCTCTTTTATCTATTTTAAGAATACTAAATTGATTATCTTAGTTAGGAGACTTCAAACCCCGAAAATtgaattacaaaaattaaactttggttttgtttttactaaataatcttaatcaaataaataagagattcattggtagattatttaccattaataatgtttataaattatgagaattttttaaattttatttattaattattgaaatattcACTAGGAGATGAATAACTAACTGTTATCAAGGGCACATGTTCAACATATAGACGCCAACGTGGAAGAAAGCTGGAGAAAGTTGACAGTTTTAGTGATAATATGTGTAGATATATAATAGCTTTGATATTCTTAAGATaattttctacatttttattatatattaatcagTATATGTCAGAACTTTAAcaaatattagtttaaaaatagtaaaagatCCGAATGTTATAATGTTATGAAATATCCAACAATTAATCTTATCATGCCTAAATATAACACATCCACTTACTAGTGCAAGAATCTTAGGATATCAATGGAAACAAATATCATATCTTTCTAATAAATACAAAGTCTTCATACAATCAACAATGCAACACAActtattgttattatatatatcctTAATAACACACTATTATTTACAACACAAATATTGTATATCATTTAGTCCAATAGTCATATATCTTTGTGTGCTAACTCATGGCAGGTACTGATCTATACCCAGATGCGCCGTTCGACCCAAAGAGCGAAAGGAACATCTTCATAACGTTGACAGAATCAGAGATAGGTTTAAGTAATACGATTACGATGTCGAAAGAGTTACTAGAAGCAAACGTATTTATTTATCTTCCTAGCAAGGATGTCACAGGATTGATACAACACAACGAGCCAATTCTTATGGATGTTTTTGATTATGATACTAAGATTACAACTACTCATATCATAAGAAAAGATGGAGATAAAGATTTCAAATTTCATGGATGGAATACGGTACTCCAAGGAAAACATTTCAGGACAGGCGATACTATTGTGTTTTGGTGGGATATCTTTCACATAAGACTTAATTTCAAGCAAtacatcttttcttttgtataaaTACATTCCTATTCGCTGCTTCATTTGATGTTGCTGTTTTCTATTTGAATTATGTATCTAAAGCTCATGTTGTGCTttaaagttataaataaagCCATTCAGCCTTAagatgatatatatatctatcttattaaagtagaaatacctttagtatttgtttggaaacatggatagtaataaaataaataaatataatgttgtttggaaacatggataccagtaatttaagaagaagaaaaaagtagtgagcttatgctattaaaaaaatggaagtccattatattaaaaaattggaagtctattatattaaaaaaattggaagtccattacttgatatacatattcaaatcaaaataataatttaaaattgatttatatcaaaaattcattcaaaaatatacatatattcaaaaattgatttttactaacatatttttcaataaccattataaaaatgttttcaatatatataagaaaaataca
The window above is part of the Brassica napus cultivar Da-Ae chromosome C3, Da-Ae, whole genome shotgun sequence genome. Proteins encoded here:
- the LOC106436280 gene encoding transcription initiation factor IIF subunit alpha-like isoform X1, which gives rise to MSHCLVLKPSCMGCGSQSDLYGSSCRHMTLCLKCGKTMAENKAKCLDCGTVLTRLIREYNVRAATPTDKNYFIGRFVSGLPNFKKGSSENKWSLRKDIPQGRQFTDAQREKLKNKPWILEDETGQFQYQGQLEGSQSATYYLLVMQNKEFVAIPAGSWYNFNKVAQYKQLTLEEAEEKMKNRRKTADGYNRWMMKGGNNDDKEAGGSSGGGGGGRGRKKSSGGEEEEGNVSDRGEEDEEEEAARKSRLGLNKKGNDDDDEEGPRGGDLDMDDDDIEKGDDWEHEEIFTDDDEAVGNDPDEREDLLAPEIPAPPEIKQDDEDEENGEEEGGLSNSGKELKKLLGKANGLNESEEEEDDDDSDDEEETNFNPVTNSKQKEATKEEPVESTPPKPAPPSSSRGTPSAKPSKGKRKLNDGDSKKPSGSSVQKKVKTENQETKPSVKEEKNNSVSKSKAPTKAVKPEPTPATASASASAATGPVTEDEIRAVLMEKKQVTTQDLVSRFKARLKTKEDKNAFADILRKISKIQKNAGSQNFVVLRGK
- the LOC106436280 gene encoding transcription initiation factor IIF subunit alpha-like isoform X2, with protein sequence MSHCLVLKPSCMGCGSQSDLYGSSCRHMTLCLKCGKTMAENKAKCLDCGTVLTRLIREYNVRAATPTDKNYFIGRFVSGLPNFKKGSSENKWSLRKDIPQGRQFTDAQREKLKNKPWILEDETGQFQYQGQLEGSQSATYYLLVMQNKEFVAIPAGSWYNFNKVAQYKQLTLEEAEEKMKNRRKTADGYNRWMMKGGNNDDKEAGGSSGGGGGGRGRKKSSGGEEEEGNVSDRGEEDEEEEAARKSRLGLNKKGNDDDDEEGPRGGDLDMDDDDIEKGDDWEHEEIFTDDDEAVGNDPDEREDLLAPEIPAPPEIKQDDEDEENGEEEGGLSNSGKELKKLLGKANGLNESEEEEDDDDSDDEEETNFNPVTNSKQKEATKEEPVESTPPKPAPPSSSRGTPSAKPSKGKRKLNDGDSKKPSGSSVQKKVKTENETKPSVKEEKNNSVSKSKAPTKAVKPEPTPATASASASAATGPVTEDEIRAVLMEKKQVTTQDLVSRFKARLKTKEDKNAFADILRKISKIQKNAGSQNFVVLRGK